DNA from Mycobacterium bourgelatii:
GCGGCCATCCGTCGCCGTTCATCTCGCACCCACTTATGCAGCAGGTTCTCATTGAGATCCAGCTCGCGGGCAACCTCGCTAACACGCCGATTCCCATCAATGACACGATGCGCCGCCTCAACCCTGTACTCAGGAGAAAACGACCGCCGAGATCGTGGCATACGAACATCCTTCCAGGGGACCACCGTCCCGCTATCTCAGATGTCCACCAATCCTGGGGAACCTCAGACCTCGTTGCGGCGCAAGCCCCATCCGTAGAGGGTCTTGAAGGCGACCGCGTCTCGCCACGCCGCCAAAGCGCCTTTTCGTCCAGCATTGAGGATCCGCTCGGGCTCCAGGTCGGCCAGGTCGAAGAACTGTTGCAGCTCGGTAGGAGTGAAGGGCCGCTTCAGCGGCCGCGCGTCGTCAGCCTGAACGTGACGCGCCCTATTGAACTCGGTAATGACCTGAGAAAACACCGTTCCGAACAATCGCCCGCAGTGCTCATTCCAGTCGTAAGCCGGATCAGTGGCGTAATCGAGGAACAGCTTCACATCGGTCTGGTAGGCGCGCACCGTCGTATGGGCGAGGTTACGAACACCGCGCAGGTGGCCGAAGAAATCATCGGCATCGGCCGCAGTCCACTGCCACGGATACGAGCCCACGAAGTCGCCCATCCGCAACACCGACGCCACCCGGCGCCGCGCCGTGTCAGGCGAGAAGTTCTGCGCCAGCTGTGCCCGCCGCCAACCCGTCAGAACGTCACCAAGAAACGCATCCGGATCCGGGCCAGCCACACCGGCCGGCAGATACACCAACTGGCCCATCGTCGCGTCCACCCGACCTCCTCAACGACTGCATATTCTGCATTCAGAATGCGAATACTGCAATCAGATGCGCCGAAGACGCAGGTCAGCGTCACCCAGGCATCGCACAGAACCTGGCCGAAGACGATGCACCTAGGCCGGGGGAACCGCGACCGCGCCCAAGCGAATCAACCCGTGAGACAACGCAAGTCCCTCCACGCCGGGGCAATATCACAAGCAGACGTATTCGCATTACATGCGAATAACCAACTTACAACTTGACATAATGTCGCTTATCGGTAGAAAGCATTATGCGAGGTAGCCGACCCGGCGGTGCCTACAGCCACGTTCGGGCAGCTCAGCGCATGTTTCGCCATGCGCCCCCATCGACATGCCAGTGCGCCCCCGACACCAACCCATGACCCGCCCGCGCCGTTGATAACAGATCCCGGGTCCGACGCCGGACGGGTCGAGTACACCCGCGGAGTTGGCCTCCACTCGGAGCGCCTAGCGGCCCTCCCACCACTCTCCGCCCGCAACACGCAATACGTCACTGTGACGAATTGCGCTGCGCCGCAGGCGTTATCGGATACCCACCACCTCAACGCAGGGATGTCGCGACGAGACACGTCATTGCGACGATCACGTCGAAATCCGCGCCACGATGGACAACGTGCGCGTTGTGTCGAATTGCGACGGCCGCGATCAGGCAGTCGTTGATGCTACGGATCGTCCGCCCCGCTCGCCGCGCGGCACGGTAGATTTGCGCCGCCGTCCGGAAGTCGAGCGCGACATTGACGTCCAGCGACGGCAACCCATTCACAAGACGCTCGAGCTGGGCGTGTGCCGCGTCATCAATCGCGCCGGACAAGATTTCCATGGCGATCGGTTCACAAATGGCGATCTGGTCGGTTTGTTCGGCAAGTAAGCGGCGGACCTCTAGCGCAGCCGACGAACCCGTCGCACGAAAGTACTCAATCCATGCCGAAGTATCGATCAGGATCACGCGAATTCGCCGGGCTGGTCGTGTCGCATCGCGTCCAGGTCGCCGCCCCAACCGACCCCTTCGAGGCCGAGTAGGAAGTCGCGGCTCAACGGAGCGCCGACCAAGCGACGCAGCGCTAGGTCGACAGCCTCCTTCTTGGTCGACACGCCATAGCGTCGCATGACTTCCGCGACGAGGCCGTCATCGAGGTCGATGTTGGTGCGCGACATACACCAATGATGCACCTTAGATACACCACCTGCGTTTACGACCACCCCGTGGAGAAACCGACAAGGGGGCTCGCCTCACCGCAATACGTCACAGTGACGAATAGTC
Protein-coding regions in this window:
- a CDS encoding transposase; translated protein: MPRSRRSFSPEYRVEAAHRVIDGNRRVSEVARELDLNENLLHKWVRDERRRMAAAAAGGRPDPGGGEGLSVDERAELVALRARVAEQAKDIAFLEKASAYFAAQHRR
- a CDS encoding site-specific integrase — protein: MDATMGQLVYLPAGVAGPDPDAFLGDVLTGWRRAQLAQNFSPDTARRRVASVLRMGDFVGSYPWQWTAADADDFFGHLRGVRNLAHTTVRAYQTDVKLFLDYATDPAYDWNEHCGRLFGTVFSQVITEFNRARHVQADDARPLKRPFTPTELQQFFDLADLEPERILNAGRKGALAAWRDAVAFKTLYGWGLRRNEV
- the vapC gene encoding type II toxin-antitoxin system VapC family toxin: MILIDTSAWIEYFRATGSSAALEVRRLLAEQTDQIAICEPIAMEILSGAIDDAAHAQLERLVNGLPSLDVNVALDFRTAAQIYRAARRAGRTIRSINDCLIAAVAIRHNAHVVHRGADFDVIVAMTCLVATSLR
- a CDS encoding type II toxin-antitoxin system VapB family antitoxin: MSRTNIDLDDGLVAEVMRRYGVSTKKEAVDLALRRLVGAPLSRDFLLGLEGVGWGGDLDAMRHDQPGEFA